A single genomic interval of Zingiber officinale cultivar Zhangliang chromosome 4A, Zo_v1.1, whole genome shotgun sequence harbors:
- the LOC121970531 gene encoding cytochrome P450 CYP72A219-like, producing MAWLAVFGGLAVLLLVAAWAVRMLDWALWRPRRMEQSFRAQGLKGSTYRPLSGDLKDMARLAEEARAKPMPAFSHAIFPRVMPLFQRVIETYGNDNKVTFHWMGPLPRALIVDPDQAREVLANKTGEIGKARATYLVRYFIRGLLGYEGDKWAQHRKILNPAFHMEKLKGMLPAFAACSEDLVDQWEKMAATGKEVDVCVELQSFTGDVISRTAFGSNFEEGRKVFRLQDEQALLVATTLPYAHIPGYRFLPTRNNNRLESIDKEVRQILLGIIKKREESMKSSKGNNDDLLGLLMESNLQHLREHGKAGMTTEEVVEECKLFYFAGQETTSLLLTWTMVALSMHQDWQERTRQEVLQVFGKEKPTFDGLSQLKTMTMVLYEVLRLYPPAIGIQRQVLKTIKIGNVVYPPGALLFLSFIQMHHDPDFWGKDADEFKPERFAQGVSKASAKNAFFPFGAGHRICIGQNFALVEAKLVLCLILQRFSFELSPSYTHAPHTILTLKPQHGAPIRLRRL from the exons ATGGCGTGGCTGGCGGTGTTCGGTGGCCTGGCTGTGCTGCTGCTGGTGGCGGCATGGGCGGTGAGGATGCTGGACTGGGCGCTGTGGCGGCCGCGGCGGATGGAGCAGTCGTTCCGGGCGCAGGGGCTCAAGGGCTCCACCTATCGGCCCCTCAGCGGCGACCTCAAGGACATGGCGCGGCTGGCCGAGGAGGCACGCGCCAAGCCCATGCCCGCCTTCTCCCACGCTATCTTTCCCCGCGTCATGCCCCTGTTCCAGCGCGTCATCGAGACCTACG GGAATGACAACAAAGTGACGTTCCACTGGATGGGACCGCTTCCCAGAGCGCTGATCGTGGATCCTGATCAAGCGAGGGAGGTTTTGGCCAACAAGACCGGCGAGATCGGGAAGGCGAGAGCCACCTACCTGGTGAGGTACTTCATTCGAGGCTTGCTGGGTTATGAAGGCGACAAATGGGCCCAACACCGCAAGATTTTGAACCCCGCTTTCCACATGGAGAAACTAAAG GGCATGTTGCCGGCCTTCGCTGCTTGCAGCGAGGACCTGGTCGACCAGTGGGAGAAGATGGCGGCGACAGGGAAAGAGGTAGATGTTTGCGTTGAGCTTCAGAGCTTCACCGGAGATGTCATTTCTCGCACTGCTTTTGGTAGTAATTTCGAGGAAGGAAGAAAAGTTTTCCGGCTTCAGGATGAGCAAGCTCTGCTCGTTGCCACTACTCTGCCATATGCACATATCCCAGGTTACAG GTTTCTGCCCACCCGAAACAACAATAGATTGGAATCGATCGACAAAGAGGTGCGACAAATTTTACTGGGCATAATCAAGAAGAGAGAGGAGAGTATGAAATCGAGCAAAGGAAACAACGATGACCTTCTTGGCTTGTTGATGGAGTCCAATCTGCAACACCTCCGGGAGCACGGGAAGGCCGGGATGACCACCGAAGAGGTGGTGGAAGAATGCAAGCTGTTCTACTTCGCAGGCCAAGAGACGACGTCGCTGTTGCTGACATGGACGATGGTGGCGCTGAGCATGCATCAAGATTGGCAAGAACGAACACGGCAAGAGGTTCTGCAAGTTTTCGGAAAAGAGAAGCCGACTTTTGATGGATTGAGCCAGTTGAAGACC atgaCGATGGTTCTGTACGAGGTTCTGAGGCTGTACCCGCCGGCGATCGGCATCCAGCGGCAGGTCTTGAAGACCATCAAAATTGGGAACGTAGTCTACCCTCCCGGCGCACTGCTCTTCTTGTCCTTCATCCAGATGCACCACGACCCGGACTTCTGGGGCAAAGACGCGGACGAGTTCAAGCCGGAGAGGTTCGCTCAGGGCGTGTCCAAGGCGTCGGCGAAGAACGCGTTCTTCCCCTTCGGCGCCGGCCACCGGATCTGCATCGGCCAGAACTTTGCTCTGGTGGAAGCCAAGTTGGTGCTGTGCTTGATCCTTCAACGCTTCTCGTTTGAGCTGTCGCCGTCGTACACTCACGCGCCGCACACAATTCTCACCCTCAAGCCTCAACATGGTGCTCCGATCAGGCTGCGCAGGCTGTGA
- the LOC121972606 gene encoding cytochrome P450 72A14-like, with amino-acid sequence MAWLVFYGGLAALLLAAAWTVRTLNWALWQPRRLERILRSQGLKGSSYRPIRGDVKDIVKHNEEAWSKPMPSLSHAIFPRVTSFLSRAVETHGKENKVTFHWMGSVPRVLIADPDQAREILANKTGEIGRGKINYMIGYLLRGVLSHDGEKWAKHRKILNPAFHIEKLKRMLPAFSSCWDELVDRWEKMAETGKEVDIWVDLQSFTGDVISRTAFGSNFEEGRKIFQLHDEQSLIVIGSLSKSLIPGYKYLPTRTNTRVEAIDKEVRDILLRIIRKREESMKSSDAKSDDLLGLLLESNLQHGREQGNAGLTTDEVVEECKLFYLAGQETTALLLTWTMVVLSMHQDWQERARQEVLRVFGKEKPTYDGLSHLKTVTMILYEVLRLYPPTLGFQRRVLKSVKIGGVVYPPGVMLLLSVIRMHHDPDYWGKDVEEFKPERFAEGVYKASKKNAFFPFGGGHRVCIGQNFSLLEVKLTLCSILQRFSFELSPAYIHAPHIVLALKPQHGAPIRLRRL; translated from the exons ATGGCCTGGCTTGTGTTCTACGGTGGCCTCGCTGCTCTGCTGCTGGCGGCGGCATGGACCGTTCGGACGCTGAACTGGGCGCTGTGGCAGCCTCGGCGGCTGGAGCGCATTCTTCGATCGCAGGGCCTCAAAGGATCCAGCTACCGCCCCATTAGAGGCGACGTGAAGGACATCGTGAAGCACAATGAGGAGGCCTGGTCCAAGCCCATGCCTTCCCTCTCCCACGCTATCTTCCCACGCGTTACCAGCTTCTTAAGCCGCGCCGTAGAGACCCACG GAAAGGAGAACAAGGTGACTTTCCACTGGATGGGATCGGTTCCCAGAGTACTGATCGCGGATCCTGATCAAGCGAGGGAGATTTTGGCCAACAAGACAGGCGAGATCGGGAGGGGGAAGATCAACTACATGATAGGATATCTTCTTCGAGGCGTGCTGTCACATGACGGCGAGAAATGGGCCAAACACCGAAAGATCTTAAACCCAGCTTTCCATATAGAGAAGTTGAAG AGGATGTTGCCTGCTTTCTCTTCTTGTTGGGATGAGCTGGTTGACCGATGGGAGAAGATGGCGGAGACTGGGAAAGAGGTTGATATTTGGGTCGACCTCCAGAGCTTCACTGGAGATGTCATTTCGCGGACTGCTTTTGGTAGCAACTTTGAGGAAGGAAGGAAAATTTTCCAGCTTCATGATGAGCAATCTCTGATCGTCATCGGTTCTCTGTCAAAATCACTTATCCCAGGTTACAA gtATCTGCCCACTAGAACAAACACTAGAGTGGAAGCGATCGATAAAGAGGTGCGAGATATTCTACTGCGTATCATCCGCAAGAGAGAGGAGAGCATGAAATCGAGTGACGCAAAGAGCGACGACCTTCTGGGCTTGTTGCTGGAGTCTAATCTGCAACACGGCCGAGAGCAAGGCAACGCCGGGTTGACCACCGACGAGGTGGTGGAAGAATGCAAGTTGTTCTACTTAGCAGGCCAAGAGACAACAGCCCTGTTGCTGACATGGACGATGGTGGTGCTGAGCATGCATCAAGATTGGCAAGAACGAGCACGGCAGGAGGTTCTGCGTGTTTTCGGAAAGGAGAAGCCAACTTATGATGGATTGAGCCACTTGAAGACC GTGACTATGATTCTCTACGAAGTGTTGCGGCTGTACCCGCCGACTCTAGGGTTTCAGCGACGGGTGTTGAAGAGTGTGAAGATTGGGGGCGTGGTCTACCCGCCCGGCGTCATGCTCTTATTGTCCGTGATCCGGATGCACCACGACCCTGACTACTGGGGCAAAGACGTGGAGGAGTTCAAGCCGGAGAGATTCGCGGAAGGCGTGTACAAGGCATCGAAGAAGAACGCGTTCTTCCCCTTTGGCGGCGGCCACCGGGTCTGCATCGGCCAGAACTTCTCTTTGCTGGAGGTCAAGTTGACGTTGTGCTCGATCCTTCAACGCTTCTCGTTCGAGCTCTCGCCCGCGTACATTCACGCACCGCACATTGTTCTAGCCTTGAAGCCTCAACATGGCGCTCCGATCAGGTTGCGCAGGCTTTGA
- the LOC121972605 gene encoding zinc finger MYM-type protein 1-like: MEHQSATKKGKTLISSFFKKRDRETSESTSIPTTMEHQSSENLLIPSVQIPSISSPNEDYQSSSTCIVRDPGKRKQICEYHVNVRDEIRRSYLKMGPYQPDMLEYPATKFGSQNRRFQKKWFQKFHWLEYSPLTNKAYCFYCFLFLNDINSSNISALVNEGFDNWKRVNQGKTCAFLAHIGSVASSPHTMCERMAENLMRPSQHIDNVIHVQAKEEKEKNRLRLRTSIVTVRWLALQGCAFRGNDESLSSSNRGNFLELVKAFAKMSTEINEVVLENAPKNAQYIAPDIQKEILHIMANRVRQMIRKEVGDKVFCILVDEAQDISKREQMAIILRFVNNHGILTERFFAIKSVSDTTSLNLKNEISDVLIHYDLQVKKIRGQGYDGASNMRGAWNGLQALFLRDCPYAYYIHCFAHRLQLTLVSATKDVSVIWEFFSHLDNIVNIVTSSTKRIAELRTAQRNEIEHMLAIGERDSGSGANQIGNLQRAGATRWSSHYDSVKSLIGMYAATCKVFEVLSDYSPNARAKAEVRGIYRNMASFEFVFILHLMHKIMRTTYNLCQILQRKSQDILTAITFVSTTKTILQELRECGWEEFLHEVKVFCSRNEIDVPDLDCQYKIGRSRQQTTVEHHYHFDVFNVAIDSILMELNTRFNESSMELLSLSTALDPKNSFDSFNSDDICKLAKKFYPQDFTSQDIVALEYELVHYKLDVVQNLKVSTLVELCQQLTESGRSKVYIMLTRLIHLILTLPVSTATTERAFSAMKHVKTAFRNKMEDDFLEDCLTLYIERDLAKDIDVDSIIDEFYVSKSRRAQF; the protein is encoded by the coding sequence ATGGAACATCAATCTGCTACAAAGAAAGGAAAGACATTAATATCCTCTTTCTTTAAAAAGAGAGATCGTGAAACTAGTGAAAGCACTTCAATTCCTACTACAATGGAACATCAATCTAGTGAGAATCTTCTCATTCCTAGTGTTCAAATCCCTTCTATTTCTTCTCCTAATGAAGATTATCAGTCATCCTCTACTTGTATTGTACGAGATCCggggaaaagaaaacaaatatgTGAATATCATGTTAATGTACGAGATGAGATAAGACGTTCATATCTAAAGATGGGGCCTTATCAACCAGATATGTTGGAGTATCCGGCTACAAAATTTGGAAGTCAAAATCGTCGATTTCAGAAAAAATGGTTCCAGAAATTTCATTGGTTGGAATATTCGCCTTTAACAAATAAGGCATATTGtttttattgttttctttttctgaaTGATATTAATTCATCTAATATCTCAGCACTGGTCAATGAAGGATTTGACAATTGGAAAAGAGTAAATCAAGGAAAAACATGTGCATTTCTTGCTCATATTGGTTCTGTGGCTTCTTCGCCTCATACTATGTGTGAGAGAATGGCTGAAAATTTGATGAGACCCTCTCAACATATCGATAATGTGATTCATGTTCAAGCTAAAGAGGAAAAGGAGAAAAATCGTTTGCGTTTGAGGACCTCAATTGTCACTGTTCGCTGGCTAGCACTTCAAGGTTGTGCCTTTAGAGGCAACGATGAATCTCTATCTTCATCTAATCGTGGAAATTTTCTTGAATTGGTGAAGGCTTTTGCAAAAATGAGTACAGAAATTAATGAAGTTGTACTAGAAAATGCTCCAAAAAATGCTCAATATATTGCTCCAGATATTCAGAAAGAGATTTTACATATTATGGCCAATAGAGTACGACAGATGATTCGTAAAGAAGTTGGAGATAAAGTcttttgtattcttgttgatgaagCACAAGATATATCTAAACGGGAGCAAATGGCCATTATCTTGAGGTTTGTGAATAATCATGGTATTTTGACAGAAAGATTTTTTGCCATCAAAAGTGTTAGTGACACTACCTCATTGAATCTGAAAAATGAAATATCAGATGTTCTTATACATTATGACTTACAAGTTAAGAAAATTAgaggtcaaggatatgatggtgctagCAATATGCGTGGGGCATGGAATGGACTTCAGGCATTATTTCTCAGAGATTGTCCTTATGCATATTATATCCACTGCTTTGCTCATCGACTACAACTAACATTGGTTTCTGCAACCAAGGATGTCAGCGTTATTTGGGAATTCTTTTCTCATTTGGATAATATTGTCAATATTGTCACTTCTTCTACTAAGCGTATTGCTGAGTTACGTACTGCACAAAGAAATGAAATTGAACATATGTTGGCAATTGGAGAACGTGATTCCGGAAGTGGGGCCAATCAGATTGGTAATTTGCAACGGGCAGGAGCTACTCGTTGGAGTTCTCACTATGACTCAGTAAAAAGCTTAATAGGTATGTACGCTGCAACTTGCAAAGTTTTTGAAGTTCTTAGTGACTATTCTCCAAATGCAAGAGCTAAGGCTGAAGTTCGGGGAATTTACAGAAACATGGCAAGCTTTGAATTTGTGTTCATTTTGCACTTAATGCATAAAATTATGAGAACAACATATAATCTTTGTCAAATTCTTCAAAGAAAATCTCAAGATATTTTGACTGCTATTACATTTGTCTCTACTACCAAAACTATCCTTCAAGAACTTAGAGAATGCGGTTGGGAAGAATTTCTTCATGAAGTGAAAGTTTTTTGTTCGAGAAATGAAATTGATGTGCCTGACCTTGATTGCCAATATAAGATCGGTCGTTCTCGTCAGCAAACTACAGTTGAGCATCATTACCACTTTGATGTTTTTAATGTAGCAATAGATTCCATCTTGATGGAGTTAAATACTCGGTTCAATGAGTCATCGATGGAACTACTTTCTCTTAGTACAGCTTTAGATCCTAAAAATTCATTTGACTCATTCAACAGTGATGATATTTGCAAACTTGCAAAGAAGTTTTATCCTCAAGATTTCACAAGTCAAGACATCGTTGCTTTGGAGTATGAATTGGTACATTATAAACTTGATGTAGTGCAAAATTTGAAGGTTTCAACACTTGTTGAGTTGTGTCAGCAATTGACTGAGAGTGGACGGTCAAAGGTTTACATTATGTTGACTAGATTGATTCATCTGATTTTGACGTTACCTGTTTCTACCGCCACTACTGAACGAGCATTTTCAGCAATGAAGCATGTGAAGACGGCATTTCGCAATAAAATGGAGGATGATTTTCTTGAAGATTGTTTAACACTCTATATTGAACGAGATTTAGCTAAAGATATAGATGTAGATTCTATTATAGATGAATTTTATGTTTCAAAATCTCGTAGGGCACAATTTTGA